One genomic segment of Calonectris borealis chromosome 18, bCalBor7.hap1.2, whole genome shotgun sequence includes these proteins:
- the SELENOM gene encoding selenoprotein M: MLWALVLLLLAAALAAGGGPGRPWLRGTELRDLARGKVETCGGURLNRLREVKAFVTQDIPLYHNLEMKHLPGADPELVLLSHRYEELERIPLSDMTREEINQLVQELGFYRKETPDAPVPEEFQFAPARPLPTLLPHQAPAADSKTPPERDEGEHPDL; encoded by the exons ATGCTGTGGGCGCTGGTGCTGTtgctgctggcggcggcgctggcggcggggggcggcccgggaCGCCCCTGGCTCCGCGGGACCGAGCTGCGGGACCTGGCCCGGGGCAAGGTGGAG ACCTGCGGCGGGTGACGGCTGAACCGCTTGAGGGAG GTGAAGGCCTTCGTCACCCAGGACATCCCCCTCTA CCATAACCTGGAGATGAAGCACCTGCCCGGTGCTGACCCCGAGCTCGTGCTCCTCAGCCACCGATACGAAGAGCTGGAG AGAATCCCCCTGAGCGACATGACCCGGGAGGAGATCAACCAGCTGGTGCAGGAGCTGGGCTTCTACCGCAAGGAGACGCCTGATGCCCCTGTGCCTGAGGAGTTCCAGTTTGCCCCTGCCAGGCCTCTGCCCACCCTGCTGCCCCACCAAGCTCCTGCTGCTGATAGCAAGACCCCACCCGAACGTGACGAGGGAGAACATCCAGACCTCTAG